One stretch of Micromonospora echinospora DNA includes these proteins:
- a CDS encoding DUF6403 family protein, producing MTASVLPWLGGGVVALAAGFLAALLPRRRARAQGRRVAWSSARAAIHDATVSRDASPTAVPEAERLLARAELLAAGRGGADAARAAAEHARRADELWRAGR from the coding sequence ATGACCGCGAGCGTGCTGCCCTGGCTGGGTGGGGGCGTGGTGGCCCTGGCGGCCGGGTTCCTCGCCGCGTTGCTGCCCCGGAGACGCGCCCGCGCGCAGGGCCGGCGCGTCGCCTGGTCGTCGGCGCGGGCGGCGATCCACGACGCCACTGTCAGCCGGGACGCGTCCCCGACGGCGGTGCCGGAGGCGGAGCGGCTGCTGGCCCGGGCCGAACTGCTCGCCGCCGGGCGCGGCGGCGCCGACGCGGCCCGGGCCGCGGCCGAGCACGCGCGCCGGGCCGACGAGCTGTGGCGGGCCGGCCGGTGA
- a CDS encoding DivIVA domain-containing protein, whose translation MIYVTGERVQAYQVRSAVFDTRWRGLDPVQVHDYLRRVADEMDRLHRELTTARTESERVRQALRQWQSRHNGCRRRGHDG comes from the coding sequence GTGATCTACGTGACCGGGGAGCGGGTGCAGGCGTACCAGGTGCGCAGCGCCGTCTTCGACACCCGCTGGCGCGGGCTGGACCCGGTGCAGGTGCACGACTACCTGCGTCGGGTCGCCGACGAGATGGACCGCCTGCACCGGGAACTGACCACCGCGCGCACCGAATCGGAGCGCGTCCGTCAGGCCCTCCGGCAGTGGCAGTCCCGCCACAACGGCTGCCGGCGACGCGGCCACGATGGCTGA
- a CDS encoding snapalysin family zinc-dependent metalloprotease, whose amino-acid sequence MRKPKLSRILATLAAATLAALGAVAVNPAPASAAVRNVCYNISQAGPFANTAVQAAAIWNNYTNNINMAQCGSNLRITYTYGGGSYAQRTSLGNGRVVIDYNQAQQYSALRIMTHEIGHILGLPDNYNGNCALLMSGGSAGTSCTNPYPSSAEASRVDSLFGFAARSATPAQVFTGSWPAAATVGAQR is encoded by the coding sequence ATGCGTAAGCCCAAGCTGTCCCGGATCCTCGCCACCCTCGCGGCCGCGACGCTGGCAGCGCTCGGCGCGGTAGCCGTCAACCCGGCTCCGGCCTCCGCCGCCGTCCGCAACGTCTGCTACAACATCAGCCAGGCCGGCCCGTTCGCCAACACGGCGGTGCAGGCGGCGGCGATCTGGAACAACTACACGAACAACATCAACATGGCCCAGTGCGGGTCCAACCTGCGGATCACCTACACCTACGGCGGCGGCTCGTACGCCCAGCGCACCAGCCTCGGCAACGGCCGCGTGGTGATCGACTACAACCAGGCCCAGCAGTACTCGGCACTGCGCATCATGACGCACGAGATCGGCCACATCCTCGGCCTGCCGGACAACTACAACGGCAACTGCGCCCTCCTGATGTCCGGTGGCAGCGCCGGTACGAGCTGCACCAACCCGTACCCCAGCTCCGCCGAGGCATCCCGGGTCGACTCGCTGTTCGGCTTCGCCGCCCGCAGCGCGACGCCCGCCCAGGTCTTCACCGGCAGCTGGCCGGCCGCCGCGACGGTGGGCGCCCAGCGCTGA
- a CDS encoding AAA family ATPase, with the protein MHEAEQVIQRVLRDLREGAHRGVVVDSPPGAGKSTLVVRAAVEIAATGDPLMIVAQTNEQVDDLIDRLGRRAPELRVGRLSATDYRPTGRVTGHPAVRVAAKVADLGGPAVTIGTAAKWATVTEGSWPWAIVDEAYQMRADALLRVAGRFERALFVGDPGQLDPFSTVETFRWTGLTWDPMQSAVATLLRHNPELPVHRLPVSWRLPDSAAPVVSAAFYPFTGFRAGTGPADRVLTFTEPGPGDAYDASVEVAAATGWALHELPARHTVRTDAEAAAACAELALRVLARGAVAVSEAAPGGAPVTADRIAVGAAHRDQVAAIRSRLGAAGAGITVDTANRLQGREYDVTIVLHPLSGRRDATAFHLESGRLCVLASRHRHACVVVARAGIGELLDAYPSTERVHLDVPVKFPDGWEANQTVLTHLDAHRA; encoded by the coding sequence TTGCACGAAGCGGAGCAGGTGATCCAACGGGTGCTGCGGGACCTCCGGGAGGGGGCGCACCGCGGCGTCGTCGTGGACTCGCCGCCGGGCGCCGGGAAGTCCACCCTCGTGGTCCGCGCCGCCGTCGAGATCGCCGCCACCGGCGACCCGCTGATGATCGTGGCGCAGACCAACGAGCAGGTGGACGACCTCATCGACCGGCTCGGTCGTCGGGCCCCGGAGCTGCGCGTCGGGCGGCTCTCCGCCACCGACTACCGGCCCACCGGGCGGGTCACCGGGCATCCGGCGGTCCGGGTCGCGGCGAAGGTCGCCGACCTGGGCGGGCCGGCGGTGACCATCGGTACGGCGGCCAAGTGGGCCACCGTCACCGAGGGGAGCTGGCCGTGGGCGATCGTGGACGAGGCGTACCAGATGCGCGCGGACGCGCTGCTGCGCGTGGCGGGGCGGTTCGAGCGGGCGCTGTTCGTCGGCGACCCGGGGCAACTCGATCCGTTCTCCACAGTGGAGACATTCCGCTGGACCGGGCTGACCTGGGATCCGATGCAGTCGGCGGTGGCCACGCTGCTGCGGCACAACCCGGAGCTGCCGGTGCACCGGCTGCCGGTGTCGTGGCGGCTGCCCGACTCGGCCGCGCCCGTGGTGTCGGCCGCGTTCTACCCGTTCACCGGGTTCCGCGCCGGCACCGGTCCGGCCGACCGGGTGCTGACGTTCACCGAGCCGGGCCCGGGGGACGCCTACGACGCCTCGGTGGAGGTGGCCGCCGCGACCGGCTGGGCGTTGCACGAGCTGCCGGCCCGGCACACCGTGCGTACCGACGCCGAAGCCGCCGCGGCCTGCGCGGAGCTGGCGCTGCGGGTGCTGGCGCGCGGCGCGGTGGCGGTGAGCGAGGCCGCGCCGGGCGGCGCGCCGGTCACCGCGGACCGGATCGCCGTCGGGGCCGCGCACCGCGACCAGGTCGCGGCCATCCGGTCCCGGCTGGGCGCGGCCGGGGCGGGCATCACCGTGGACACCGCCAACCGGCTCCAGGGCCGGGAGTACGACGTGACGATTGTGCTGCACCCGCTCTCCGGCCGACGGGACGCGACCGCGTTCCACCTGGAGTCGGGGCGGCTGTGCGTGCTGGCGTCGCGGCACCGGCACGCCTGCGTGGTGGTGGCCCGGGCCGGGATCGGTGAGCTGCTCGACGCGTACCCGTCGACCGAGCGGGTGCACCTGGACGTGCCGGTGAAGTTCCCGGACGGCTGGGAGGCCAATCAGACGGTGCTCACCCACCTGGACGCGCACCGGGCGTGA
- a CDS encoding helix-turn-helix domain-containing protein produces MARDNDTGRCAPCQAAERDRLSTPPAVPDSFWDHEPLRAALAGRHLGQVIRAYRHHPYHGRNPLPQSVVAGWLGITQAQLSRIENGPALVHLDRLAHWAIVLRIPPGSLWFAVGPDSPVSARADGSRAAPDLGRRTLLAGIAAVSAGAGLVGATEDPRPRRIGSADVTRLNAVLELYRSVDYECGGGLLYREVARFAESVYRMLDWSHWPGLTPRLVAAIAAARQLAGWTALDAGRHADAQRHFAAGERAAMSGDDAPLAALIRYSQAKQLQHLRHNQDALAALRLAHAELGSRATPAVKALLWGAEAASTAALGDHRSALALLGRASDQFECVDPEREPAWMAFYDRGELLAQYGRVYRDMARQVGTHTAQAVQSVEDAIVAFGPANIRSMVLNEVGLCSALFLADEPDRAVSVGVRVVEQSRALSSRRVVDRVVNLRRDLGRHRHLPAVADFERTLIARAAATV; encoded by the coding sequence TTGGCGCGCGACAACGACACGGGACGCTGCGCGCCGTGTCAGGCCGCCGAGCGCGACCGCCTCAGCACGCCGCCCGCGGTACCCGACTCGTTCTGGGACCATGAGCCGCTCCGGGCGGCGCTGGCCGGACGGCACCTCGGGCAGGTGATCCGGGCGTACCGCCACCACCCGTACCACGGGCGGAACCCGTTGCCGCAGAGCGTCGTCGCGGGGTGGCTGGGGATCACGCAGGCGCAGTTGAGCCGGATCGAGAACGGCCCCGCCCTGGTGCATCTCGACCGGCTGGCGCATTGGGCGATCGTGCTCCGCATCCCGCCGGGATCTCTCTGGTTCGCCGTCGGTCCAGACTCCCCGGTCAGCGCTCGGGCCGACGGGAGCCGCGCGGCACCAGACCTGGGCCGGCGAACCCTCCTGGCCGGCATCGCGGCGGTGTCGGCGGGAGCCGGGCTGGTCGGAGCCACTGAGGATCCCCGTCCTCGCCGCATCGGCAGCGCGGACGTGACTCGGCTCAATGCGGTGCTGGAGCTCTACCGGTCGGTCGACTACGAATGCGGTGGCGGTCTGCTCTATCGGGAGGTCGCCCGGTTCGCGGAGTCGGTGTACCGCATGCTCGACTGGTCACACTGGCCCGGGCTGACACCCCGCTTGGTCGCGGCCATCGCGGCGGCTCGACAGTTGGCCGGCTGGACCGCACTCGACGCCGGCCGACACGCGGACGCTCAGCGGCATTTCGCCGCCGGCGAGCGGGCCGCGATGTCCGGTGACGACGCTCCGCTGGCGGCCCTGATCCGCTATTCGCAGGCCAAGCAACTGCAACACCTTCGGCACAACCAGGACGCTCTGGCCGCTTTGCGGCTGGCACACGCTGAGCTGGGATCCCGGGCAACCCCGGCGGTGAAGGCGCTGCTCTGGGGCGCGGAGGCCGCCTCAACCGCCGCACTCGGCGACCACCGAAGCGCGCTGGCCCTCCTCGGCCGGGCGAGTGATCAGTTCGAGTGTGTGGATCCCGAGCGTGAGCCGGCCTGGATGGCCTTCTACGACCGTGGCGAGCTGCTCGCGCAGTACGGTCGCGTATACCGGGACATGGCCCGCCAGGTCGGCACTCATACGGCACAGGCTGTGCAGAGCGTCGAGGACGCGATTGTCGCCTTCGGCCCAGCGAACATCCGCAGCATGGTCCTGAACGAGGTCGGACTGTGCAGCGCGCTCTTCCTCGCCGACGAGCCTGATCGGGCCGTCAGTGTCGGCGTTCGTGTGGTCGAACAGTCGCGAGCGTTGAGTTCCAGGCGCGTCGTTGATCGAGTTGTCAATCTGCGTCGTGACCTCGGGCGGCACCGTCACCTTCCCGCGGTTGCCGATTTCGAGCGGACACTCATCGCCCGGGCGGCGGCGACGGTATGA
- a CDS encoding globin has translation MRTTELVTCPGESRDRLGPVAVREAVHRWLRLIAADAELAPYLIGVDRRRLAALLTARLDTALGGVWRSAGGAFPAGAPDGLPVLGGARRPPLSEEQRWRVLDYLAAALWTLDLPPAALVNAQRAVAGLLRA, from the coding sequence GTGCGGACCACGGAGCTGGTGACCTGTCCCGGCGAGTCGCGCGACCGGCTCGGTCCGGTCGCCGTACGCGAGGCGGTGCACCGCTGGCTGCGGCTGATCGCGGCGGACGCGGAACTGGCCCCGTACCTGATCGGGGTCGACCGCCGCCGGCTCGCGGCGCTGCTCACCGCCCGGCTGGACACGGCGCTCGGCGGTGTGTGGCGCAGCGCCGGCGGCGCGTTCCCGGCCGGGGCGCCGGACGGCCTGCCGGTCCTCGGTGGCGCGCGACGGCCGCCGTTGAGCGAGGAGCAGCGCTGGCGCGTCCTGGACTATCTGGCCGCCGCGCTCTGGACGCTCGACCTGCCGCCGGCGGCGCTCGTGAACGCCCAGCGGGCCGTCGCCGGACTGCTGCGCGCCTGA